The nucleotide sequence TTGCAAAGCGGCGGCGGGCAGGGGGACATCGTGGCGGGCCGCGACCTGCTCGATCCGGCGGACGCGAGCTGTGATTTCGGGCGGCGCCGGCGCATATTCGTAATAGGGAGCGGCGGCGCCCTTCGTCCCGGTCACCAGAATGCCGCTGTTGAACGGGCCGCCCAGCAACACCTCTGTCCCCGCATCGAGGCATGCGGGCAGCAGCCGCTCCAGTGCCTGCTGGTCGAGCAGAGTGTAGCGGCCCGCGATCAGCATGGCATCCAGCCGAACCGACTGCATCATCCGCAGGCACGCTTCGACTTCATTCACGCCGATGCCGATCCCGCCGACGGTTCCTTCATCGCGCAGACGCTCCAGCGCGCGCAGGCCGCCGCCGTCGCTCAGCTGCGCCCAATAGCTTGCGTCCTCAGCGCCGTGGGTGCCCGCACCAATGTCGTGCACAAGAAGCAGATCGACATGCGACAGCCCCAGCCGGTGGAGGCTCGCCTCATGCGAGCGCAAGATGCCGTCACCGCTGTAATCATATCGGACCTGGAACGGCATGGGAGATCGAAAGCCGTCGCGCATCCGGTCGTCGATGATCTGGTCATCGGGTTGCAGGATGCGCCCAGCCTTTGTCGACAGCCGGTATCCACGGCGGCCCCGCAGGGCGTTCCCGACACGCCGCTCGCTCAGACCCCGGCCGTAATGCGGCGCGGTGTCGAAATGGCGGATACCGTGTTGCCATGCCGTATCGATCGCGCGTGCCGCCTCGTCATCGGACACGCGCTCGAACAGGTTGCCGATCGGCCCGGCGCCGAATGACAGGCGTGATCCAACGGGATCGCTTGCTGTCGACATATTAGAAAGCCTTTCTGATATGTCATATGCTATGGGACCGAACCGGCCCGCGCAACCTTTGTGTCAGCAATTACGCATGCGGCGTCCGGTCTGACGCATCCGCCTGCTACCGCGAAGGAAAGGTCCGCCCCAAGGCGATCGCGCGGATTACATCCACGCGCCCAGTTGCCAGGGGACGAATTCGAAATCGCCGACGCCCAGCACTTCCGATTTCGTCGGTTGGCCCGATGCCGTCTTCAGCATCATGTCGAAAATCCGAGCGCCCATTTCCGCTACCGACACACCGTCCAGCACTGCCGAGCAATCAATGTCGATATCGTCGGCCATTGCCCTGGCCAGCGCGGCGTTCGATGCCAGTTTCAGGCATGGGGTCGTCCGCCCCCCGAACACCGAACCGCGCCCGGTGGTAAAGGCGAGCAGGTTGGCGCCCGACGCGACCTGCCCGGTTGCCGAACAGGGATCATATCCCGGCGAGTCCATGAAGACGAGGCCATGGGTGCGCCGCCGTTCGGCATAGAGCAGCACGTCGCTGAGCGGTGCGGTCCCCGCCTTTGCCACCGCACCTAGCGACTTTTCGAAAATGGTCGTCAGCCCGCCCGCCTTGTTTCCCGGTGATGGATTATTGTCCAGGCTGGCGCCGTTGCGCGCGGCATATTCCTCCCACCACGCGATCCGCGCCTCCAGGGCGCGGGCGACATCGGGGTTGGCGGCACGGGCGAGCAGCAGATGTTCCGCACCGTAGATTTCGGGCGTTTCCGACAGAAAGGCCGTGCCCCCCGCCGCGACGAGCAGATCGGTCGCGGCGCCCAGCGCCGGGTTCGCAGTCACGCCCGACCACGCATCCGA is from Sphingomonas sp. IW22 and encodes:
- a CDS encoding aldo/keto reductase, with the protein product MSTASDPVGSRLSFGAGPIGNLFERVSDDEAARAIDTAWQHGIRHFDTAPHYGRGLSERRVGNALRGRRGYRLSTKAGRILQPDDQIIDDRMRDGFRSPMPFQVRYDYSGDGILRSHEASLHRLGLSHVDLLLVHDIGAGTHGAEDASYWAQLSDGGGLRALERLRDEGTVGGIGIGVNEVEACLRMMQSVRLDAMLIAGRYTLLDQQALERLLPACLDAGTEVLLGGPFNSGILVTGTKGAAAPYYEYAPAPPEITARVRRIEQVAARHDVPLPAAALQFPLGHPAVSQVVAGFRSAAQVDQSVAWMQHPIPGDFWAELKHEGLLRVDAPTPDRKTAA